Within the Salvia hispanica cultivar TCC Black 2014 chromosome 4, UniMelb_Shisp_WGS_1.0, whole genome shotgun sequence genome, the region CCAATGGAGGCAGATAGAATTGGCTTCCAAATGCCAATGTTGTCCTCATAACCCTGCTGGTGAGACCCTCCAACATCTTTTCATTCAGGGTAACGGTGCGACAGCTTCACCAATGGGGCATCGGGGGGATGCCAAAGGACCATGAGTGATCGCAGAACACGCTGTCTGGGAGAAGAAGGCATGAAATCCACCGACGTCGAGCAACCCCTCCATCGTAACGGGTTAATCTTGCTGTCCAACACGAACGTATGAAGATGATGAGTGACCTGCCAAATAACATGAGTGTGACGGAAAGGACGACCACGGTGCTTGCATCCATTCCTCTCCGTCCAAAGAAACCAAACGATCAAACACGGaacaataaaactaatatgcaTAGTGGGAGCCCTAGAGAAAGAAGCCATCCACCAGTGACCTAGTCTATGTGCAATATCAGTGCGCGTGTGAATAGGTGTGTGCGAGGGGGGGAACCAGGCATCGAAATACTCCCACACAGAAATCGCCGACTGACTCGAAAGAAAGACGTAACTAAAAGACTCAAAGGAAGGAGACCGACAACACTGACATCTAGATGCTAACTCAATACCCCGATGCTGCAACTTCTCATCCACCGGCAGCCTACCATACAACAACctccaaataaaaatcgaGATGGTGGGTGTCAACCCCTCGTTCCAAATCAGTCCCAAAATCTCATACTTCGGCAGTCACAGAGAACTCACCATGGCTAGTCAGACTCCAACGTCTCACATCCTTCGCCCCCACCTCGATCGGCGTGGCTCTGATCTGATCGATCGTGTCGAGAGGTACGCCAAACCTGAAATATAAGTCATGCAGCATATCCTCATCCCATGCATGCTCATGCCAGTATGATGCAACGGCCTGAGATTGAGGAGGATCATATCCCAGGATGCACAGACTCGTAAAGATGCCTTCGAGTTTTGTCAGTGTTGCGAATGATGCCAACAGAcggggggaatttcaaggagggacgaGATGCCCAGGTCCCGGTGATTGTCTGCGAAATCTTCGAAGTATGGGggatggacttcatgggaccgtttccatcatcctgtgggaacacatatatattggttgcagtagactatgtgtctaaatggatagaagctaaggccaccacGACATGTGAATCAaaggaggtggcaaaatttcTAAAGGCCAATATCTTCAACAGATACGGAGTTCCTCGAGCCATCGTCTCGAGACCAAGGAAcacatttctgtaatcgcaccatcgaggctcgatgaagaaatatggtgttcaccatagaGTATCTACCCCGTACCACCCTCAGTCTAACGGCCAAGCAGAaatttctaatcgcgagatcaaggcaatattggagaagacagttaatccgtcaaggaaagACTGGAGTAAGAGGCTCGGTGATGCATTATGGGCCTACAGAACTGCTTTCAAGACTCCTATCGGAATGTCGCCTTATAGGCCGGTGTTTGGCAAAATGTGCCACCTGCCCGTGGGTATAgagcacaaggcgtactgggcGGTCAAGGAGATGAGTATGAAGCCTTCGGCTTAtgaagaggaaaggaagctTCAGCTACAAGAGCTGGAGGAACTAAGGCTGGAGTCTTACGAGTCTGCTATGTGGTACAAGGAAAGGACgaagttatggcatgacaagaaTCTCCGAGTCAAGGAACTCCATGTGGGACAAaaggtgctccttttccaatcccgGCTCAAGCTGATGCCAGGAAAGTTGAAGTCTAAGTGGATCGGTCCTTATACCATCGTCGGCCTCCGCGCGAATGGATCAGTAGAAATCTAGGGAAGTGCCTCTAACTCTGTCCCTTtccttgttaatggtcatagagtgaaggtctatagggataattctgaGTTGTGTGTAGTGGAGGAAATGCCACTACGTGCACTCCCTATTATCACCTAATAAGACAAAGAAGTGTTCCCGATGAATTCTTGGGTCAGGCAAAGTGGTTTACATTTGGCAAAGTggtttacattttttttatgcacTGAACCAGGGGATCTCGGGAATACTCAAAAGGaatgtgtaaatagtttagtTGCGTTGTAAAATGTAAGTAGgacaattcaaaaaataaaaaaaaataaaaaaataaagagaaaatctaaatcttccaaaaatattttcgaagcaccagactccTTAGGAAAAACGTTGTCTTGTATTTTATCCTCGACCTAGGAGTTTGgcatcttcatattttttcaagtGTAAAGTTGTGGTCAGGGAAATCAGCTAGGGAAGGAGAGTCTGGAGATGGCGTTTTAGGAGGGAtggagataatttgaatttcaaattggccgatatttatgggaggtgtacggttgcttacatcacgcctgcaaccgcaccatcttttcacCAAAAAGGCCAACCGGcagtttctctctccaataatctCAAACGACGAACTGCATtttctctcccttctctctactttgtttctctctcaagAAATACAAACCCTAACCCGATTTCTACCAAGTTTCCTTTTGATTTCAGATTTACGGTGATGGATCCAACTCAGGCCACCAGAAGTTCGCAGCCGGAGGTGTACGACGCGGTTCTACTGGCAGAACTGACGCAAAAATTGGGAAGCATCGAGAAGGCGAAAGAGGTTTACGCTCTATTCTCAGCCAGCCTGATGACATCCGCGGCTGCCATACCACCACCGACGAACCCCGCAGATTCGACGGCACAACCCGCGGTTCCCCACGACGAAGAGCCTCAAGCTATAACCAGAGTGCCGGACTCTGGCCCTCAAAAGGCGGAAACCGCTCCAAGCACGAGTACACTGGAGGCGGACAAGAGAGAGAAGACGGGTGAACTGGCGGCTGATGGTGGGCGGAGTGATGGTGATAAGAAGGTGGAGTCCGAGGAACAAGGTAGTGAAAACCCTAACTTTGAGGGTGAGAAAAAGGGGGAAACCCTTATTCGAGAGGAagttgctgagggggaaacccctggtTTGGTAGAGTatgctgagggggaaacccctgttctAGAGATGATgactgagggggaaacccctatggaGACTGGGGATGAAACCCCGAAGGATTTTAGGGGAACGACCCCTGAACCGATGGAggagggggcaaccccgagTGATGTCAGGGGGGAATCCCCTGTTTATATCGAGGGGGGGACCCCAATGGTGGATGATGTGGGGGAAACCCCGGAAAAGCTTTTGGAAGCGACCGACCCAGATACTACTGGAGTACCAGCGCCCATCGAGGAAGGGCAAGATCTGATTGTGGACCTGGTGGACGACCAGGAAGAAGACGAACCCCGGGTGGACGAGAGAGCAGAGAGGCGAAGGGCCAGGAGGTGTGTGCTAGACGAAGTAGATGACTTGGTCTATTCCGAGAAAGAGGAGTCCCCTGCCCGAGGGACAGAAGCTGAAGAGGCGGAGGATCGTCGCCTGGCCAAGGAAAGGGCGAGGGAAGGAAAGGCAGCTGCGGCCAGTCAAAGCGGTcaaggaaagctccctccgtcaagGAGGTTGAGGAGCCCCTTTCCCCAGTGACCGAAGTTCCCTCCACCGAGGAACAAGCCAAGCCTACCAAGGCTGAAGATGACGAAGGCATCTGGAATGAGAGGATGGTCGGCGTACCGAAGAACATGTTAGGGTTTAAAGTGCAGGCAGCATGGGAGCTAGTCACCCACTCCAAGGCAGGGGCGTTCAAGTCCAGCTACTCCAAGGCCTCTCACATTGAAGACCGCATCCTCCGATTCGCCCAGACATTTATTAGCTATAATCTGATGGGAACGGCGAACTCAGCTCTGACAACCACAGACCTCTACTTCACCTGGTGCATGGCGAAAGGTGTGAAGGTGCATCTCGGCTACTGGTTGGCCCAAGCATGCCATCAAATGACAAGCAATCCTGTGCGACATATGTACACATGCCATCTCCTCGGCGCTTATCTCCAGCGGAAAATTGACATGAAGATAGCCAAAATCGCTCCTCTGGTCGTGATGTCTGAGCCCCCAGAGATCTTCAGCGTTGAATATTTCTTCAACAAAGGGCTGCTCCAGGCACACGGCAGGGAAACCTTCTTCTACGAGGTAGAAGATAAGGTGAAGACAGAGGCTGTGGAGGCTATGCCTAGTGAAGAGGTCGAGGAGTTGAGGAAGGATGTGCAGGAGTTGAGGAAGGAAATGCAAGTGATGAGAAAGGAGATGGTGAGAGAGCTTGGTGGGATGCGGAAGGAATTAAGCGGGAatttaacttcattttatcaaattactagttcataacaaatattttttacaccTTCTTCCTCAGGAATTTACTTCAGTATAaggttttattacttcatttacaTGATAACATCAGAGATTCAGGATCAAGGAAGATTTACCTACAACAGTTAAGTTTAATCCTACATTCTATGATGAAACTTCATGTTCGAATACTAATGAACAGATCCTCTATCAACAAGCATCCAACAGATCATGTGTTACCTCATtgtcataatttatttttcattttaccgATTTAATTCTAGGTTTTACCTTCTGGatctgtaattttttttgcagcAACTTCATCCGGCTTCCGATTTGACTTTTTGATTGTCTCTGATTTTGCTGGCTGCTTGCgtttatatttcaatactaTTTTGACGAAAATAAGAATCTAGGTTAGGAATtagatgaattaaattaagtgtAAGAAGTTTTCAAAGCTTCAAAGTGTATTTTACCTTCATCGGAAATATGGCTGGAACTCAACTGGCGTCCAGAATTTTCCGTAGAAGTTTTGCGTGTATCGACCATTTTGCTACTTAATCTAGCGATTAAATGTTGAACTTGTAGTCGATTTCAGTTGTATTCTTCCGGCGACGATCgatggaagatgaagatatgaagatgaagatatgAAGATGTGAGAGAAGTTTTGAGAGGAGAGAAGTTAGAGAGAAGATTTTAGGAGAAGTTTTGCCGGCGAAAAACGCGTGAGGGAGAAAGagtaaatttttgaatttttaccctaattatgaaattacaaaaataccCCCGCATTGAAGTAAATTGAGTGTATAATGAAGTGCGAAAATTAACCTTGGATTATCTAATCTAATCCATCAAATTCAAGATCATGTGGTCAAGATtcggtctctagttcggtctttaagagtggagttgtggttaataggactctatatatatatatatatatatatatatatatatatatatatatatatatatttattgaaacgCCTTTAGCGGCGGAGGGTTAGGCGGACCCTCAACCCGTTCATTTCATCAAAAGAACTTTGTACACCGCTTCTCCAAAAGTGAGTAGCGCCAAATTGACCTCCCAACTATTACAAATTCAACACTAAACCAACGTGGGACTTTTCCTCTCGAGATGGTCAATCCTGGAGAGTATAGAGGGATCGCGCCATTCTTCCAAACTCGACCCCCATGTACTCTATTGATGATCCAGCCCAACGCATCCTTCTCAAATATTCATTCCTCCTCCGAATTGATGGTATTCGGAGTGTCGATTTGTTCCATTGTGATGATAGCTCTCAACAATCTTGGTATCGTATTACTTTCGACGATTTGGAGACTAAGCGTTTCATCTCCCATGTTTGCGAGACACTCTGCCACTTTGTTGCATTCCCTCCGGACATAAGTAACTCGGCTCCTCACAACTCTTTGTAAGAGGCGGATTCTTGCGATTGAGTTTCGAACTTGAGCCAGGCCAAGTTTATCTGCATTGATAAGGTCAACCGCCTGCAAGGAGCTCGATTCTACCCAAATGGATCGCCCCATATCTTTCGCCAGGTCCAAGCCATGAACCATAGCCATCAGCTCCGACTCCAAAG harbors:
- the LOC125220336 gene encoding uncharacterized protein LOC125220336; amino-acid sequence: MSPYRPVFGKMCHLPVGIEHKAYWAVKEMSMKPSAYEEERKLQLQELEELRLESYESAMWYKERTKLWHDKNLRVKELHVGQKVLLFQSRLKLMPGKLKSKWIGPYTIVGLRANGSVEI